Below is a genomic region from Chromatiaceae bacterium.
GGTGGCGCGCCGTTCCGCGCCCGTCATATTGGTCGAATTACTGCTTCGCACGCTCCACCTCGCTACCAAGCGCGCCATTTTAACCCGGATTCCGGCTCCCAGGCGCCGGGCAAAAGATCCGCCCGACGCGGCCGATATCGTTCCCCAGGAGACAGCACCCGGCCAAAGATCGTTCCGGCGCCGCCCCGCAGTGGAGAACCCCCTACCGTGCCGCAAACTGCCGATATTCTGGCGATCGACGACGACAAGCTCAGTCACAAGATCATCCGTCGGGTGCTCGAACCCGCCGGCCACAGGGTGCGCCCGGCGTACGACGGCGAACAGGGGATCGCCGCGGCGCTGGAGAACCGCCCCGACCTCATCCTGCTCGATGTCGAGATGCCGGGGATGAACGGCTACGACGTGTGCGTGCAGCTGCGTCAGAACGACTCTACGAAACGCATTCCCATCATCTTCCTGTCCTCGCACAGTTCGCTGCGCGAGCGCATGCAGGGCTACGAAGCGGGCGCCGACGACTACCTGGTCAAACCGTTCGAACCCGAAAACCTGCTGGCGCGCGTCCAGGTGCTGCAGCGTTTCGCCGAACAGCGCAGCGCGCTGGAAGAGCAGTACACCGCGGCACGCGAGACCGCGATGATCGCGCTCGCCGGGACCAGCGAACTGGCGATGGCGATGCAGTTCCTCGAACGCACCCACGCCCTGCACAGCACCGATGAGCTGGCCGATGCGCTGTTCGAGGTCACCCGCAACATGCAGCTCAACTGTTGCCTGCACATCTGCGCCAACAATGCGGACCTGTGGTACGCCGACGGCGAGGGCATGCGGCCGCTGGAAAAGGAACTGGTCGAGATGAGCGACCGCAGTCAGCGTTTCGTCGACTTCGGTGCCCGTTCGATCGTCAACTACCAGCACCTGAGCCTGCTGGTGCGCGACATGCCGGTGCACGATATGCAGCGCTACGGCCGCACCAAGGACCTGCTGCCGCTACTGCTGTCGGCGGTGGATACCCGGGTCGGCAACCTGTACGCCGAAGAGGCCCTGATGCACCAGAGCCGCGAACTGCTGGCCGCGTTCGGTCGC
It encodes:
- a CDS encoding response regulator, translating into MPQTADILAIDDDKLSHKIIRRVLEPAGHRVRPAYDGEQGIAAALENRPDLILLDVEMPGMNGYDVCVQLRQNDSTKRIPIIFLSSHSSLRERMQGYEAGADDYLVKPFEPENLLARVQVLQRFAEQRSALEEQYTAARETAMIALAGTSELAMAMQFLERTHALHSTDELADALFEVTRNMQLNCCLHICANNADLWYADGEGMRPLEKELVEMSDRSQRFVDFGARSIVNYQHLSLLVRDMPVHDMQRYGRTKDLLPLLLSAVDTRVGNLYAEEALMHQSRELLAAFGRIRTSFYYLTRELIDNQEQSNRLLRDMLQELNHDFLRMGLEEDQEAYVLDRIDNAIEDAIERIDASDALRDTLLVLLPSLKNIYRQQQDMVDTFSKAHNRAQTDSAVNLGDIELF